The following are encoded together in the Coturnix japonica isolate 7356 chromosome 8, Coturnix japonica 2.1, whole genome shotgun sequence genome:
- the TSEN15 gene encoding tRNA-splicing endonuclease subunit Sen15 has protein sequence MTRAITAHYLVLPSFASSFLHPSVSLPPQPSGNSVEAELQGRAALRCAARSSAVLHRGSMEEPCGAAEGGSGAKRSRAGGSGDDAADGGDWMAAHPTFTAMMSLDISNSSQIYAAFLVYLDLLEGRSWHEVKHVGLAELQLVCLHAREKEQADLQVMVPIPADVLVSHERLREIMKKAALPPDNPDTPLSITLAIVETDSTIVYYKMTDGFVLPEPPDDTEDVDNKQWKRKRRKLSKS, from the exons ATGACTCGGGCTATAACAGCACACTATTTAGTTTTGCCTTCGTTTGCCTCCTCCTTCCTACACCCCTCAGTGTCGCTCCCCCCGCAGCCGTCAGGGAACAGCGTGGAGGCGGAACTACAAGGGCGGGCAGCGCTGCGTTGTGCCGCCCGGAGCTCGGCCGTGTTGCACCGGGGGAGCATGGAGGAGCCATGCGGGGCGGCGGAGGGCGGCTCGGGAGCCAAGAGGAGCCGGGCGGGGGGCAGCGGTGACGATGCTGCTGATGGTGGAGACTGGATGGCCGCGCACCCCACG TTCACAGCGATGATGTCCCTCGATATATCCAACAGCTCTCAGATCTATGCTGCTTTCCTGGTGTACCTGGACCTCCTGGAAG GGAGAAGCTGGCATGAAGTGAAGCACGTTGGAttagcagaactgcagcttgTATGCTTACATGCCCGTGAAAAAGAGCAGGCTGATCTCCAAGTGATGGTGCCAATACCTGCGGACGTGTTAGTGAGCCATGAGAG GTTAAGAGAAATCATGAAGAAAGCTGCTCTCCCCCCCGACAACCCTGACACCCCACTGTCAATTACCTTGGCCATAGTTGAGACAGATTCCACAATAGTCTACTACAAAATGACTGATGGCTTTGTGTTACCAGAGCCTCCCGATGATACTGAAGATGTGGACAATAAAcagtggaagaggaaaaggaggaagctTTCCAAATCATGA